From the Caldalkalibacillus uzonensis genome, one window contains:
- a CDS encoding 2-isopropylmalate synthase: MRKIDIFDTTLRDGEQSAGVNLHFNEKLEIAYQLERYGVNIMEAGYPASSEGDFRAVQHIAREIKNCSVTGLARSVQSDIDAAWEALKDGVDPRLHVFIATSPIHMKYKLNMTEDELIETAVSAVKYAKRFFPKVQWSAEDATRSDWDFLVEIITKVIDAGACVINLPDTVGYMHPQEYGAMFRYIRDNVPNIDRVKLSAHCHDDLGMAVANSLAAIEQGVQQIEGTINGIGERAGNASLEEIGVALYTRRDHYQAETSLDLAQTIRTSQLVSKLTGMPVPPNKAVVGANAFAHESGIHQDGVLKNKLTYEIIEPELVGLSSNRMVLGKHSGRHAFKEKCKEMGLQLSEEAFQKLFKAFKDLTAKKKEVTEDDILTLVMNTNVQGKEERYELQFLQVAYGSHVVPTTTVGIKLPSGEVVQESATGKGSVESLYNAIERVLDNEVKLLDYRIQSTTSGIDSLAEVYVKVNYHGQTSSGRGIAHDVLEASAKAYLDAVNRILFKEQYMQYRTEQREETKGVKAL; encoded by the coding sequence GTGCGAAAAATTGATATTTTTGACACCACATTGAGAGACGGTGAACAGTCTGCCGGAGTCAATCTTCATTTTAATGAAAAACTGGAGATTGCCTATCAGCTGGAACGTTATGGTGTCAATATTATGGAGGCTGGTTATCCAGCCTCCTCCGAAGGAGATTTTCGAGCAGTACAGCATATTGCCAGGGAAATCAAAAATTGTTCCGTGACAGGGTTGGCCCGCTCTGTTCAAAGTGACATTGATGCTGCCTGGGAAGCGCTGAAGGATGGTGTGGATCCTCGCTTGCATGTCTTTATTGCCACTTCCCCCATCCATATGAAATACAAACTGAACATGACGGAGGACGAATTGATCGAAACAGCTGTTTCGGCCGTAAAGTATGCCAAGCGCTTCTTCCCCAAAGTGCAATGGTCCGCCGAAGATGCCACCCGCAGTGATTGGGACTTTTTGGTTGAGATTATTACTAAGGTGATTGATGCTGGAGCCTGTGTGATCAATCTGCCGGATACAGTGGGTTACATGCACCCCCAGGAGTACGGAGCTATGTTCCGGTATATTCGGGACAATGTACCCAATATTGACAGGGTGAAGTTGTCTGCCCACTGCCATGATGATCTTGGTATGGCTGTAGCCAACTCGCTGGCCGCCATTGAACAGGGTGTACAGCAAATTGAAGGCACGATCAACGGCATTGGGGAACGGGCTGGTAATGCCTCTTTAGAAGAAATTGGCGTTGCTTTGTATACCCGGCGAGACCATTATCAAGCCGAGACCAGCTTAGATCTGGCTCAAACAATCCGCACCAGCCAGCTGGTCAGCAAACTGACCGGTATGCCTGTCCCGCCCAACAAGGCAGTGGTTGGAGCCAATGCCTTTGCCCATGAGTCGGGGATTCATCAGGATGGTGTGCTGAAGAATAAGTTAACCTATGAAATTATTGAACCTGAATTGGTCGGTTTATCCTCCAACCGGATGGTGCTGGGCAAACACTCCGGCCGTCACGCTTTTAAAGAGAAGTGTAAGGAAATGGGGCTTCAATTGTCCGAGGAAGCGTTCCAGAAGCTGTTTAAAGCCTTCAAAGATTTGACGGCCAAAAAGAAAGAAGTGACTGAGGACGATATCCTCACCCTGGTGATGAATACCAATGTACAGGGCAAAGAAGAAAGATATGAGCTGCAATTTTTACAAGTGGCCTATGGTTCTCATGTGGTACCCACCACCACGGTAGGCATCAAATTGCCCAGTGGTGAGGTCGTGCAGGAGTCAGCTACAGGCAAAGGCAGCGTTGAATCCCTGTACAATGCCATTGAACGGGTGTTGGACAATGAAGTTAAGCTGCTAGATTACCGCATCCAGTCTACGACCAGTGGCATCGATTCGCTGGCTGAAGTATATGTCAAAGTGAATTATCATGGGCAAACATCCAGCGGCCGGGGTATTGCGCACGATGTGCTGGAAGCTTCAGCAAAAGCTTATCTGGATGCTGTCAACCGCATCCTGTTCAAAGAACAATATATGCAATACCGTACTGAACAACGGGAAGAGACAAAAGGAGTGAAAGCCCTTTGA
- the leuB gene encoding 3-isopropylmalate dehydrogenase produces MKQIAVLPGDGIGPEVTGEAVQLLEEVGIQFGHTFHFQYADIGGCALDKTGTPLPEETLQLCRESDAILLGAVGGPKWDHGPGEKRPEAGLLGLRKELQLYANLRPVIVFPALANASSLKAEVLEGVDLMIIRELTGGLYFGQPRGRKQTDQGLAVVDTLYYTEAEIERVLRKAFEIARVRKKHLVSVDKANVLDSSRLWRETADRIGKEYPDVKLEHMLVDNAAMQLVRKPSQFDTVVTENMFGDILSDEAAMLSGSLGMLPSASLSEDGPGLYEPVHGSAPDIAGQNLANPLATFLSVAMMLKYSFHLEKEAQAVEQAIRKVLDDGYRTRDLAQEGEPALSTTEMGEKVRAYLKQEISV; encoded by the coding sequence ATCAAGCAAATCGCCGTTCTGCCAGGAGACGGAATAGGACCTGAAGTGACCGGGGAAGCTGTTCAACTTCTCGAAGAAGTGGGTATACAGTTCGGCCATACTTTCCATTTCCAGTATGCCGATATTGGAGGGTGTGCCCTGGATAAAACGGGCACGCCCCTGCCTGAAGAAACACTCCAACTTTGCCGGGAAAGTGACGCCATCTTGCTTGGTGCTGTGGGTGGACCCAAGTGGGACCATGGCCCCGGTGAGAAAAGACCTGAAGCCGGTCTGTTGGGTTTGCGCAAAGAACTGCAGTTATATGCCAATCTGCGCCCCGTGATTGTTTTCCCGGCTCTGGCCAATGCCTCATCCCTGAAAGCGGAAGTGCTGGAAGGCGTCGACCTGATGATTATTCGTGAATTAACGGGAGGGCTCTATTTCGGTCAGCCCAGAGGACGCAAACAAACAGATCAGGGGCTGGCCGTCGTAGATACCTTGTATTACACCGAGGCTGAGATCGAACGTGTGCTGAGAAAAGCATTTGAAATTGCCCGTGTCAGAAAGAAACATTTGGTCTCAGTGGATAAAGCCAATGTATTGGATAGCAGTCGCTTGTGGAGAGAAACCGCCGATCGGATCGGAAAGGAATATCCCGATGTTAAACTGGAGCATATGCTGGTTGATAATGCGGCCATGCAGCTGGTCAGAAAACCGAGCCAGTTTGACACCGTGGTCACAGAGAATATGTTCGGAGACATTTTAAGTGATGAAGCGGCTATGTTAAGCGGGTCATTGGGCATGCTCCCTTCAGCCAGTCTGAGTGAAGATGGACCGGGCTTGTACGAACCGGTACACGGCTCGGCTCCGGACATCGCCGGGCAAAATCTGGCCAATCCGCTGGCAACTTTTTTATCAGTCGCGATGATGTTAAAATACTCTTTTCATTTGGAGAAGGAAGCTCAGGCTGTCGAACAGGCCATCCGCAAGGTATTGGATGATGGTTACCGCACCCGTGATTTGGCTCAAGAAGGAGAGCCTGCCTTGAGCACAACTGAAATGGGCGAAAAAGTGCGTGCCTATCTGAAACAGGAAATTTCGGTCTGA
- the ilvC gene encoding ketol-acid reductoisomerase: MAKMYYDQDVQLDVLQGKTVAVIGYGSQGHAHAQNLRDNGINVVIGLRRGKSWEKAEEDGFQVYSVSEATQQADIVMLLLPDESQPQVYEQEIKPYLRENQALAFAHGFNVHFNQVVPPDNVDVFLVAPKGPGHVVRRVFQEGGGVPGLIAVYQDVTGQAKEIALAYSKGIGCTRAAVIETTFREETETDLFGEQAVLCGGLAALIKAGFETLTEAGYQPEVVYFECLHEMKLIVDLIYEEGLAGMRYSVSDTAQWGDLTAGPRIINEQTKQEMKKLLEEIQSGQFAKGWVLENQANRPMFNALTRRENEHLIEQVGRQLREKMPFVKGKGVLKDVVTSAKN; this comes from the coding sequence ATGGCAAAGATGTATTATGATCAAGATGTTCAATTGGATGTATTACAAGGAAAAACAGTAGCCGTTATTGGCTATGGTTCCCAGGGGCATGCCCACGCTCAAAACTTGAGGGATAATGGGATCAATGTGGTCATTGGTTTGCGCAGAGGTAAATCTTGGGAAAAGGCGGAAGAAGATGGCTTCCAAGTTTATTCCGTCTCTGAAGCAACCCAACAAGCCGATATTGTCATGCTGCTTCTGCCTGATGAAAGCCAGCCTCAGGTTTACGAACAGGAGATCAAACCTTACTTAAGAGAAAATCAGGCGCTTGCTTTTGCTCATGGATTTAATGTTCACTTTAATCAGGTGGTTCCGCCTGACAATGTGGATGTCTTTTTGGTTGCTCCTAAAGGTCCCGGCCACGTGGTGCGCCGCGTGTTCCAGGAAGGCGGCGGGGTTCCCGGTCTGATTGCCGTTTATCAGGATGTGACCGGTCAAGCGAAAGAGATTGCCTTGGCTTACAGCAAAGGGATTGGCTGTACCCGGGCCGCGGTGATTGAAACCACCTTCCGGGAAGAGACAGAAACCGATTTGTTTGGTGAGCAGGCCGTGCTGTGCGGAGGTTTAGCGGCCCTCATCAAAGCTGGGTTTGAAACATTGACAGAAGCAGGATATCAGCCCGAGGTTGTCTATTTCGAATGCTTGCATGAAATGAAATTGATCGTTGACCTGATATATGAAGAGGGGTTGGCAGGGATGCGCTACTCTGTCTCTGACACCGCCCAGTGGGGAGATTTGACAGCCGGACCGCGCATCATTAATGAGCAAACCAAACAGGAAATGAAAAAGCTTTTGGAAGAAATCCAGTCTGGTCAGTTTGCCAAGGGCTGGGTACTTGAAAATCAGGCCAACCGCCCCATGTTTAATGCTTTAACCCGTCGTGAAAATGAACATCTTATTGAGCAGGTGGGACGCCAGTTGAGGGAGAAAATGCCTTTTGTTAAAGGAAAAGGTGTGTTGAAGGATGTGGTGACGAGTGCGAAAAATTGA
- the leuC gene encoding 3-isopropylmalate dehydratase large subunit yields MSPKTMIDKIWEQHVVVEEENKPSLIYIDLHLIHEVTSPQAFEGLRLAGRRVRRPEQTFATMDHNVPTDDPFSTRDEIAVKQMKTLTENCKEFGIPLADLHSEEQGIVHVIGPELGLTLPGKTIVCGDSHTSTHGAFGALAFGIGTSEVEHVLATQCLWQKRPKTMRINFTGERGLGVMAKDVILGLIARYGVDFGTGYVVEYAGPVIENMTMEERMTICNMSIEFGARAGLIAPDQTTFEYLHGRLYAPKGEAFEQAVEEWKALATDDGAVFDKEVTFDVSNLEPQVTWGTNPGMGTGISGVVPDPSDFESEVQQRAAAQALEYMGLQPGTKITEIPIDYVFIGSCTNSRIEDLREAAHIVKGRKVAPGVTALVVPGSKKVKRQAEEEGLHHIFIEAGFEWREAGCSMCLSMNPDVVPPGKRCASTSNRNFEGRQGRGARTHLVSPAMAAAAAVFGHFVDVRELDLRRRDRHGAPHSA; encoded by the coding sequence TTGAGTCCCAAAACAATGATCGATAAAATTTGGGAACAGCATGTGGTTGTGGAAGAAGAGAATAAACCCAGTTTGATCTATATAGATTTGCATTTGATCCATGAAGTGACATCACCCCAGGCCTTTGAAGGATTGCGTCTGGCCGGGCGACGCGTACGCCGGCCTGAGCAGACTTTTGCCACCATGGACCACAATGTGCCGACCGATGATCCCTTTTCCACCAGGGATGAAATTGCTGTTAAACAAATGAAAACATTAACAGAGAACTGTAAGGAGTTTGGCATTCCTTTGGCCGATTTGCACAGTGAAGAGCAAGGCATAGTGCATGTGATCGGACCTGAGCTGGGCCTCACCTTGCCGGGTAAAACCATTGTCTGCGGGGACAGCCACACCTCCACCCACGGTGCTTTTGGTGCCTTGGCTTTCGGCATTGGTACCAGTGAAGTGGAGCATGTATTGGCCACTCAATGTTTGTGGCAAAAGCGCCCCAAGACGATGAGAATCAATTTTACAGGCGAACGGGGACTGGGTGTGATGGCCAAGGATGTCATTTTAGGACTGATTGCCAGGTATGGGGTTGACTTTGGCACCGGTTATGTAGTGGAATACGCGGGGCCTGTGATTGAAAACATGACCATGGAAGAGCGCATGACCATCTGTAACATGTCCATTGAATTTGGCGCCAGAGCCGGCTTGATCGCTCCTGATCAAACCACTTTTGAATATCTTCATGGACGCTTGTATGCACCAAAAGGAGAGGCTTTTGAACAAGCCGTGGAGGAATGGAAAGCATTAGCCACCGACGACGGAGCCGTGTTTGACAAAGAAGTGACCTTTGATGTGAGTAACCTTGAGCCGCAAGTCACCTGGGGCACTAACCCGGGTATGGGCACAGGGATCAGCGGTGTTGTTCCTGATCCCAGCGATTTTGAGAGTGAAGTTCAGCAGCGGGCCGCCGCTCAGGCTTTAGAATACATGGGGCTTCAGCCGGGAACAAAAATCACCGAGATCCCCATTGATTATGTGTTTATCGGTTCGTGTACCAACTCCCGTATTGAGGATTTAAGAGAAGCGGCCCACATTGTCAAAGGACGCAAGGTGGCACCAGGTGTGACGGCGCTGGTCGTCCCGGGTTCCAAAAAAGTGAAGCGGCAAGCAGAGGAAGAAGGATTGCACCATATTTTTATCGAGGCCGGTTTTGAGTGGAGAGAAGCGGGCTGCAGCATGTGCTTAAGTATGAACCCCGATGTGGTACCACCTGGCAAACGGTGTGCCTCCACCTCTAACCGTAATTTCGAGGGCCGCCAGGGAAGAGGGGCACGAACTCATTTGGTCAGCCCGGCCATGGCGGCAGCAGCGGCTGTTTTCGGCCATTTTGTGGATGTGCGTGAACTAGATTTAAGAAGGAGGGATCGCCATGGAGCCCCTCATTCGGCATAA
- the ilvB gene encoding acetolactate synthase large subunit → MSVKLQAEEAAAHSSQKRMSGALMLVEALKKEGVEVIFGYPGGAVLTIYDALYDAGIRHILTRHEQGAIHAAEGYARVTGKTAVVIATSGPGITNMVTGLTDAMMDSLPIVVIAGQVNTTVMGTDAFQEAPTVGITMPITKHNYQVKSIDDLPRIIKEAFHIAGTGRPGPVLIDIPKDISNQEGLFNYPEEVSLRGYQPTVSPNRLQIQKIVAAIKQAKKPVILAGAGVLHAKAHQELRSFAERVNMPVVNTLLGLGSFPGDHPLFLGMGGMHGTYVANMALYEADLIINFGARFDDRLTGNPKHFAKFAKVAHVDIDPAEIGKVVETDIPVVGDARETLKMLLEEDLAPGDTAQWWQHLNQMKKEYPLWYTEDHKTLKPQRLIEMIHELTGGEAVVTTDVGQHQMWTAQYYTFKEPHRWVTSGGLGTMGFGFPAAIGAQLGMRDKTVLAVVGDAGFQMTLQELSVLTDYDLPVKVIIVNNYALGMVRQWQQLFYKERYSESLIPNQPDYVKLAESYQIKGLRAETEAEARAAIEEALNTPGPVLVDCRVTPDENVYPMIAPGKGIHEMEGIKP, encoded by the coding sequence ATGAGCGTAAAGTTGCAAGCGGAAGAGGCGGCTGCTCATAGCAGCCAAAAGAGGATGTCAGGGGCACTTATGCTGGTTGAGGCCTTAAAAAAAGAGGGAGTGGAGGTTATTTTTGGTTATCCCGGAGGGGCCGTCTTAACCATTTATGACGCCTTGTATGATGCGGGAATCCGTCATATTTTGACCCGGCATGAGCAGGGTGCTATTCATGCTGCCGAAGGATATGCCCGGGTAACTGGTAAAACGGCTGTGGTCATTGCTACCTCCGGTCCTGGAATTACCAATATGGTCACTGGTTTGACCGATGCCATGATGGACTCACTGCCTATTGTGGTGATTGCCGGGCAGGTCAACACTACTGTAATGGGTACAGATGCTTTTCAGGAAGCACCGACTGTTGGGATTACCATGCCGATTACTAAGCATAATTACCAAGTGAAATCGATTGATGACCTGCCGCGGATCATCAAGGAAGCTTTTCATATCGCCGGCACGGGACGGCCGGGACCAGTGCTCATTGATATCCCCAAGGACATCTCCAATCAGGAAGGGCTGTTTAACTATCCCGAAGAGGTGTCTCTCAGAGGGTATCAACCGACAGTAAGCCCTAACCGGCTGCAGATTCAAAAAATTGTGGCGGCCATCAAGCAGGCTAAAAAACCAGTTATCCTGGCTGGGGCTGGCGTTCTTCATGCCAAGGCTCATCAAGAGCTGAGAAGTTTTGCCGAACGGGTTAACATGCCGGTTGTCAATACACTCTTAGGACTAGGATCTTTCCCGGGCGATCATCCCTTGTTCCTGGGGATGGGCGGCATGCATGGCACTTACGTGGCCAATATGGCTTTGTATGAAGCCGATTTGATTATCAATTTCGGAGCCCGCTTTGACGACCGCTTAACAGGCAATCCGAAACATTTTGCCAAGTTTGCCAAAGTGGCCCATGTGGATATTGACCCGGCCGAAATCGGCAAGGTGGTTGAGACCGATATTCCGGTAGTAGGGGATGCCAGGGAAACCCTTAAGATGCTACTAGAGGAAGATTTGGCCCCCGGAGACACCGCCCAGTGGTGGCAGCATCTGAACCAAATGAAAAAAGAATATCCCTTATGGTATACCGAAGACCATAAAACATTAAAACCCCAGCGGTTAATAGAAATGATTCATGAACTGACCGGAGGCGAGGCGGTGGTGACCACAGATGTGGGCCAGCATCAGATGTGGACGGCTCAATACTACACCTTCAAGGAGCCCCATCGCTGGGTTACTTCAGGCGGACTGGGCACCATGGGCTTTGGTTTTCCAGCAGCGATCGGCGCACAGCTGGGGATGCGTGATAAAACTGTTTTGGCCGTGGTTGGTGATGCCGGTTTTCAGATGACCTTGCAAGAGCTCTCCGTCCTCACCGATTATGATCTGCCTGTCAAAGTGATCATTGTCAACAATTACGCTTTAGGAATGGTCAGACAATGGCAGCAACTTTTCTACAAGGAACGTTACTCTGAGTCACTTATCCCCAATCAGCCTGACTATGTGAAGCTGGCCGAATCTTATCAGATCAAAGGGCTTAGAGCTGAAACGGAAGCAGAAGCCAGGGCAGCCATTGAAGAGGCTTTGAACACTCCTGGTCCTGTGTTGGTTGATTGCCGGGTGACACCTGATGAAAATGTATATCCCATGATAGCACCGGGCAAAGGGATCCATGAAATGGAGGGGATTAAGCCATGA
- a CDS encoding NupC/NupG family nucleoside CNT transporter produces the protein MNYIWGLLGIIVIFAIAFLFSANRTRINLRTILGGLAIQISFAFIVLKWEFGRAIFLGITEWVSNIMDFAREGSEFLFGGLFNEYNGFVFAFEVLTIIIFFSSLISVLYYLGVMQWFIKIIGGALAKVLGTSRPESLCAAANIFVGQTEAPLVVRPYIEKMTQSELFAVMTGGLASVAGSVLFGYAALGIPLEYLLAASFMAAPAGLIMAKMVMPEVNKQQISDDKVDLEKDKESANVIDAAARGASVGLKLALNVGAMLLAFIALIALVNGILGTIGGWVGFPVLTLELILGYVFAPIAFAIGVPWAEAVSAGSFLGQKIVLNEFVAYVSFSEVMAELTPKTVAILSFALCGFANLSSLGILLGGIGGLAPNRRPDIARLGLRAILAGTLASLLSGAIAGMLIG, from the coding sequence GTGAACTATATTTGGGGTTTACTTGGTATTATTGTTATTTTTGCAATCGCTTTCCTGTTTTCTGCTAACAGGACGCGCATTAACCTGCGCACCATCTTGGGTGGATTAGCCATCCAAATTTCATTTGCTTTTATTGTCTTAAAATGGGAATTTGGCCGGGCAATCTTTTTGGGGATTACGGAGTGGGTCTCCAACATTATGGATTTTGCCCGGGAAGGATCGGAGTTTTTGTTTGGCGGCTTGTTTAACGAATACAACGGATTTGTTTTTGCCTTTGAAGTACTGACCATTATCATTTTCTTCTCTTCCTTAATCTCTGTGTTGTATTACCTGGGTGTCATGCAGTGGTTTATCAAAATTATCGGGGGTGCTTTGGCCAAAGTGCTGGGGACCAGCCGTCCCGAATCCCTGTGTGCGGCGGCTAATATTTTTGTGGGACAAACGGAAGCACCGCTGGTGGTTAGGCCCTATATTGAAAAAATGACCCAATCTGAGCTGTTTGCGGTGATGACCGGCGGACTGGCCTCTGTTGCCGGGTCCGTTCTGTTCGGCTATGCCGCCTTGGGCATCCCCCTGGAATATTTGCTGGCGGCCAGTTTCATGGCTGCGCCTGCGGGCCTGATCATGGCCAAAATGGTGATGCCGGAAGTGAACAAGCAGCAGATTTCCGACGATAAAGTGGATTTGGAAAAAGACAAGGAGTCTGCCAATGTGATTGACGCGGCTGCCCGGGGAGCTTCTGTTGGTTTAAAACTGGCTTTGAATGTGGGGGCTATGCTGTTGGCCTTCATTGCCTTAATTGCCTTAGTTAACGGGATCTTGGGGACCATTGGCGGTTGGGTTGGTTTTCCAGTGCTTACCTTGGAACTGATCTTGGGTTATGTTTTTGCCCCCATTGCCTTTGCTATTGGTGTTCCTTGGGCTGAAGCGGTATCAGCCGGTTCATTTCTCGGACAAAAAATTGTGCTTAATGAATTTGTCGCCTACGTCAGCTTTTCAGAAGTGATGGCGGAACTGACACCGAAAACAGTGGCCATTCTAAGTTTTGCTTTATGTGGATTTGCCAATCTGAGCTCGCTTGGTATTTTGCTGGGCGGGATTGGTGGACTAGCTCCCAACCGTCGTCCGGATATTGCCCGTCTGGGGCTCAGGGCCATTTTGGCCGGTACGCTGGCTTCATTGTTGAGCGGGGCTATTGCCGGCATGCTGATTGGATAG
- the ilvE gene encoding branched-chain-amino-acid transaminase yields MDGEFVTKEDAKVSVYDHAFLYGDGVFEGIRAYSGNVFKLKEHLERLYNSAKVIMLEIPYTMEEMEQIICETLRKNQLEDAYIRLVVSRGKGNLGLDPFTCGRPQVIVIAEALALYPKEYYEKGLEIVTVATRRNRPDVLSPKIKSLNYLNNILVKIEAHLAGVKEAMMLNTEGYVVECSGDNIFLVKNGVLYTPPTYLGALEGITRNAIIELAREKGYVVKEEPFTQYDVYTADEVFLTGTAAEVIAVVKVDGRVIGDGQPGPHTQTLLQAFRELVVTDGVKVYPQQKYQVG; encoded by the coding sequence ATGGACGGTGAGTTTGTCACCAAAGAAGACGCTAAGGTATCGGTTTATGATCATGCTTTTTTATATGGCGATGGTGTGTTTGAAGGAATAAGAGCCTACTCTGGCAATGTGTTTAAGCTGAAGGAGCATCTTGAGCGTTTGTACAATTCGGCTAAGGTGATTATGCTGGAGATTCCCTACACCATGGAAGAGATGGAGCAGATCATCTGCGAAACGTTACGCAAAAACCAACTGGAGGATGCTTATATACGCCTTGTTGTCTCCAGGGGGAAAGGCAATCTCGGTTTGGACCCTTTCACCTGTGGCAGGCCCCAGGTCATTGTCATTGCTGAAGCGTTGGCTTTATATCCTAAGGAATATTATGAAAAAGGACTGGAAATTGTGACAGTGGCTACCCGCCGCAACCGTCCCGATGTTTTAAGCCCCAAGATAAAGTCACTCAACTATTTAAACAACATTCTCGTTAAAATTGAAGCTCATCTGGCCGGGGTCAAAGAAGCGATGATGCTCAATACAGAAGGGTATGTGGTGGAGTGTTCCGGTGACAACATCTTTTTGGTCAAAAATGGGGTGCTGTACACACCGCCAACCTATCTGGGGGCATTAGAAGGAATTACCCGCAATGCCATCATTGAGTTGGCCAGGGAAAAAGGCTATGTGGTTAAGGAAGAGCCTTTTACCCAGTATGATGTTTATACCGCTGATGAAGTTTTCTTGACCGGAACCGCAGCTGAGGTGATTGCAGTTGTCAAGGTTGATGGCCGGGTCATTGGAGATGGTCAGCCTGGGCCACATACTCAGACCCTGTTGCAAGCCTTCCGTGAGTTAGTGGTCACTGATGGCGTTAAGGTTTATCCACAGCAAAAATACCAGGTAGGATAA
- the ilvN gene encoding acetolactate synthase small subunit — MRRILSVIVNDHLGVLNRITGLFLRRGFNIDSITVGKTETEGLSRMTIVVNVEDERTNEQIIKQLHKQIDVIKVIDITNEPSVERELVMIKVLSPLQKRTELTNLIEPFRASIIDVSLESVTIQATGNPEKIEALIELLRPYGIKELARTGVTAFKRGGEREREVTRIKHDALSLI, encoded by the coding sequence ATGAGACGCATTTTAAGTGTCATTGTCAATGATCATTTGGGTGTGTTGAACCGGATTACAGGCTTGTTTTTACGCCGCGGTTTTAACATTGACAGTATTACCGTGGGCAAGACGGAGACAGAAGGACTATCCCGGATGACCATTGTGGTCAATGTGGAAGATGAACGCACAAATGAACAAATCATCAAGCAATTGCACAAGCAAATTGATGTGATTAAAGTGATCGACATTACCAATGAACCTTCTGTGGAGCGGGAATTGGTCATGATCAAGGTGCTCAGTCCTTTGCAGAAAAGAACTGAGCTGACCAACCTAATCGAACCGTTCCGCGCTTCGATCATCGATGTCAGCCTGGAAAGTGTGACCATCCAGGCCACAGGCAACCCGGAAAAAATCGAAGCATTGATCGAGTTATTGCGACCCTATGGCATTAAGGAACTGGCCCGCACTGGGGTGACCGCCTTTAAACGGGGCGGAGAACGGGAGCGGGAAGTGACCCGCATCAAGCATGATGCCCTTTCCCTGATTTAG
- the leuD gene encoding 3-isopropylmalate dehydratase small subunit — translation MEPLIRHKGLVAPLDKVNVDTDQIIPKQFLKRIERTGFGQFLFYDWRYLDDGSPNPNFTLNEPRYEGASILLTRHNFGCGSSREHAPWALLDYGFKVIIAPSFADIFYNNCFKNGILPIALDEQEVDLLFKRALDTEGYTLTVDLEKQEISDEAGWKTSFTTDPYRREMLLKGLDDIGVTELYAEQIAHYEQTKRKPYQLIHGL, via the coding sequence ATGGAGCCCCTCATTCGGCATAAGGGTTTAGTGGCACCATTGGATAAAGTGAATGTGGATACGGACCAGATCATTCCGAAACAATTTTTAAAACGGATCGAACGCACCGGATTTGGCCAGTTCCTGTTCTATGATTGGCGCTACTTGGATGACGGATCGCCCAATCCCAACTTCACCTTGAATGAACCGAGATATGAGGGGGCCAGCATTTTGCTGACCCGTCACAATTTTGGTTGCGGATCGTCCCGGGAGCATGCTCCCTGGGCTCTCCTTGACTACGGGTTTAAGGTGATTATTGCACCGTCCTTTGCGGATATCTTCTACAACAACTGCTTTAAAAACGGGATTTTGCCTATTGCTTTGGATGAACAGGAAGTTGATCTTTTGTTTAAGCGGGCACTGGACACAGAAGGCTACACCTTGACCGTCGACTTGGAGAAGCAGGAGATCAGCGATGAAGCGGGATGGAAAACTTCGTTCACCACAGATCCCTACCGCCGCGAGATGTTGCTAAAAGGATTGGATGACATAGGTGTAACGGAGTTATATGCCGAACAGATTGCACACTATGAACAAACCAAACGTAAACCTTACCAATTGATCCACGGACTTTAG